CCAACATGGGATCGTCGAGGATCATGCGCGCGAATACGCCCTCGGTGACGACTTCGACGCGCGTCCGGGCGGACACTTTGGATTCGAGCCGCATGCGCAGTCCGATCGTCTCGCCGACGGATTCGCGCAATGTCGCGGCCATGCGCGCGGCGGCGGCGCGCGCGGCGAGGCGGCGCGGCTCGAGCAGGATGATATTGCCGCCCTTCGCCCAATCGGCGCCGAGCAGAGCGAGCGGAATGCGCGTCGTCTTGCCGGCGCCGGGCGGCGCCACGACGACGAGATTGCCCGCCGCACCGAGCGCCGCGGTCACGCGCGGCAGAACCTCGTCGATCGGCAGCCTATCCGAGAATGCGATCAAGGACGGCGCCGCGCATGACGCGCGCGCTCACTTCTGCTTGGCGATGATCTTGTCCTTGATCTTCTCATAGACGCCTTTGGGTAGGATGTTCTTCTGATAGAGCTCGTCCTTGCCCTTATAGGGCCTCCCCTTGATGATCGCCACGGAACGCGCCTCGCCTATGCCGGGGAGCGCGTCCAGCTCTTCTTTCGTCGCCGAATTTATGTCGAGCAGCTCGGCCGGCTTGGTGGCGGCCGGCTCCTTGGCGGGCTCCGGCGCCGGCGCGACTGGCTTGGCGGGCGCGCTCTTGGCCGGCTTGGCGGTCGGCGCCGCCGGCTGCGGCGCCTGAGCCAGCGCGCTGACGGCGAAGGTCGAAAGGACGGCAAAAAGGCAAAGGCGCAAAATATGTCGCATGGCGAGACCTCTCGTCTCGAGGGAACGGCGCGCGGAGGGTGGCGTCTCGCGAAAGCGGGGTCAAGCGGTGGAGGATGCGGTCATCCCGCGGCCAGCTCCCGCATCGCCGCCTCATGCACGCGCTTGTCGCCGGCGGCGATGATCGCGCCGCCCAGCGCCGCCGGGCCGCCGTCCCAGGTGGTGACGATCCCGCCCGCGCCTTCCACGATCGGGATCAGCGCGACAATGTCATACGGATTGAGATTGGTCTCGATCACGAGATCGACATGGCCGGCGGCGAGCGCGCAATAGGCGTAGCAGTCGCCGCCATAGCGCGAGAGCCGCGTCTGCGCCTCCACGCGGAAGAAATCGTCGCGCCGCCGCTCGTCGATGAGTCGCGGCGAGGTCGTCATCAAGGTCGCCTCGGCGAGAGAGGCGCAGGGGCGCGTCTGCAGCTTGCGGCGATCCTCGGCCGGCGGCGGCGGCGCTTTCCATCCCGATTCGGGGTGATGGTGGCGGGCGGGCCCGCGCCAATAGGCGGCCTCGCCATCGCCGGAGAAGCGCTCGCGCGTGAAGGGCTGGTGCATCAGCCCGTAGCAGGGCCGGCCGCGATGCTGGAGGCCGATGAGCGTGCCCCATAGCGGCAGTCCGCAAATAAAGCTCTTGGTGCCGTCGATGGGATCGAGCACCCAGACATATTCGGCGTCCGCGCGGACATTGCCGAATTCCTCGCCGATGATCCCGTGATCGGGAAAAGTGCGCTCGATGAGCCGCCGCATGGCGGTCTCAGCGGCGCGGTCGGCCTCGGTCACGGGATCGAAGGCGCCGCCCGGGGCCTTGTCCTCCGCGGTGAGGCTGGTGCGGAAGAAGGGCAGAATCGCCTCGCCTGAGGCGTCGGCGAGGCGTTCGACGAATTTTTCGAAATCGACGGCGGTCATTGCCTCTCCGGGCGCTGATATTATTCGGCGGCGGCGCGTTGTTCGCGTGGCCCCATGGCCTGCGTCAGCAGCCGCACGATCTCGCCGAGCCGGGAGGCCAGCAATTCGAAGTCGACGCCACGGCGCAGATCGGCCTCGTTCATATAGAGATTGCGCGAGATTTCGATCTGCACCGCATGCCAGCCGGCGCCGGGCTTGCCGTAATGCTCGGTGATATAGCCGCCCGCATAGGGTCGATTGCGCTGCACATGATAGCCCCATTGCCGCAGCCGCGTCTCTATGGCGTCGACGACATCGGCCGAGCAGCTCGCGCCGAAACGGTCGCCGAGCACGAAATCCGGCTTGCGCTTCTCGCGCCCGGAGGAGCTCTCCTTAGCGACATTGGACGGCATGGAGTGGCAGTCGACGAGCAGCGCCACGCCGAAGCGGCGACGCGCTCGCTCCATCAGCCCGCGCAGGGCGGCGTGATAGGGCTTGTGCAGGCTGTCGATGCGATGCAGCGCCTCGGCGACGCGCAGCCGGCCGGAATAAATCTCGCGCGCGTCGGCGACGACGCGGGGAATGGTTCCGAGGCCGGCCGCCACGCGCAGCGAGCGGGTGTTGGCGAATTCGGGCAGCGCATCCTCGAACATGCGCGGGTCGAGCTCATAGGGCTCGCGATTCAAATCCAGAAAGGCGCGGGGAAAATGCGCCTTGAGCAGCGGCGCGCCGAACGCCGGCGCGAGAGCGAAAAGATCATGCACATGCGCGTCCTCGGACCGGCGCAGGCTCGAAATATCGAGACGCGAGCTGGCGAGGAAGCTCGCCGGATAAATGTCCCCCGAATGAGGCGACGAGAACACGAGCGGCGAGGAGAGCTCGGCGGGCTCGACCAGCTCGAACGGAACATGGAGCTCGGGATCGGCAGGCCTCGGGCCCTCGGCCCGCTCGTCGTCCATCATCGTCCGGACCTCATCGATCTCACGCTCATGTCGCCCCCTCGAGAGAATATCGCGGACAAGCAGCATAGTCTCTTCGGCGCGCATATTCCCGAAAATTTCCGTTCATGCGAAACAAGGGCCGGAATTTCACGGGCCGGCGTGAGCGGGTCCTTATTTTCACCCGATTTTTACCAAACTGCGCCCTTATGTCATAGAACATGCGAGGAGCGATATGACCGACAAGATTGCCGCGAAAATCCTGCTGGCGGAAGACGACACCGACATGCGCCGCTTTCTGGTGCGCGCGCTGCAGACGGCCGGATTCTCCGTCACATCATTCGACAACGGCCTCTCCGCCTATGATCAGCTCCGCGTGGAGCCGTTCGAGCTCCTGCTCACCGACATCGTCATGCCGGAGATGGACGGCATAGAGCTCGCGCGCCGGGCCACGGAGCTCGACCCGGACATAAAAGTGATGTTCATCACCGGCTTTGCGGCGGTCGCCCTCAATCCGGACAATCAGGCGCCGCGGCAGGCGAAAATCCTCTCGAAGCCCTTCCACCTCAAGGATCTCGTCAATGAGGTGCAGCGGCTGCTCGCCGCCTGATCGCGCCGCGAATGGCGCCCGGCGCGACGCTGCGACGCGCGCGCGACCTTGCTCCTTTGCGCGCCATGCGCTATGAGCGCCGCCAAACGCCGGCGTCGGCGCGGCTCTCAGTTCGAGGAAAGACGATGAAGAAAGAAATCCATCCCGACTATCACACGATCAGGGTCGTGATGACCGACGGATCGGAGTATTTCACCCGCTCGACCTGGGGCTCCGAGGGCGACACGCTCAATCTCGACATCGACCCCAAGACGCATCCGGCCTGGACCGGCGGCTCGGCGCAGCTGCTCGACCGTGGCGGTCGCCTGTCGCGCTTCAACTCGCGCTTCGGCAATATGTCCTTCGGCAAGAAGTAAGCGCGCTCGGACATACCGACGCCGAAAAAAAGCCGCGCTCGGAAGCGCGGCTTTTTTCATTTGGGCTCGATGCCCGGCATTTCACTCGGGCGCTTTTTCCTCAGAGGCCGGGAGCGTAAGCGTTAGAGGCCTGGAGCGAAAGCGTTGCGCAGTCGCTGCAGCTGCGCCTCGACGGGGCTCTCCGATTGCGCGGAAGGGTAGCCCCTCTCCGTTCCATAGATCAGCTGATCGAGATGGATCACGCGCGCCTGCAGGCGCAGCGAGTGAATGGCGAGATCGCGCAGCTTCTGCGGGAGATGCGCGAAGACGTCTGGATTGGACGCGAGCTCCTGCTGCGACAGCCGCACCTTGTGCTTGTCGCTCGCGGCCTGCACCCTTGTGATTTCCCCCTGATTGACCGCCCGCTGCAACAGCAGCCAGGATGCGATCTGCATCAGTCGGGTCGTCAGCCGCATGCTCTCGGCCGCATAGGCGAGCGCTTCCGGGCGCGGCAGCGCCTTGGCGTCGTCGCGGCCTGCGCCGTCGAGATAGGCGGCCGCCTCCTCGACAAGCGCCATGCCCTCGCGAAACATGGCCCCGAAGGCCTCCGACCCCGCCAGCTTCTCCGCGAAGGAGACCGGCGTCTGAATGCTTTCCACCGAATCGGACGCTTGCCCCATGATACGACGCTCTCGAACGCTCGAACGTCGCGATCGTTTCGCTCCGTTCCGATGGTCCTTATGTAACGCAAATTTGCGGGGCGCGCCCTATTAGGTTTTGCTTAACCTTAATCTTTGATTCCGTACGTATTGCGCCTGAGGTCACGGCGCCCGGGCCCCTCCCGCGGCGTCGAGCGCCCGCCTGCGCCGGGGGGACCAATGCTGATGAAAAAGATTAGCCGACTGCTTTAACCAAATGAAATATCTAGTTTTATCTGTTTGCCTTAACCATCACGCGAAGAATGCCGCCAAATCGCCCGGCGGCGATCGGCGGTTTCGCAAAAAATTGTTTTTCTCGAGTGCTTTAGATCAAGCTCTTAAAGCTCCGCCAGAGGTTTGCGGCGAGGCCGTGCGATCGGCGCCGGCGACCGTTCGTCCGAGGCCCGCCTTCAGCGCGCCCGCGCAGAGAGCGGCGATCGCCAGCAGCAGGCCGACGCGCAGCAATTGCCCTGCGGAGGGCGCCGGTCGGCCGGACAGCGCGAGCGAACCGGCTCGCTCGGGGAGGCCGGCGACGGCGGCGGACCGGCGGGCGCTCGTCTCGACGATGTCCACAGGATCGATCGGCACGGGAAAACTCTCCATGAAGCGGGGCGCAGGGCCTCACTCTGGCGAGCCGGCGCTTTCGAAACGGTGAAGGCAGCGACGCGCCGTCGTCGGCACGGTTTATTCCTGGTTAACGCCAGGGTCGACGGACCTGCAGTGAATGCTTGACGCGCCCGCCGCCTCCCTGTCATTTGAAGCCTTCGCCCACCTCCCCCCTCGCGATTTTCCCAGGACTCCATGATCCGATCCGCATTGATGAACGTCATGACTGCCGCAGCCATCAAAGCGGGGCGCAGCCTGAAGCGCGACTTCGGTGAGGTCGAGAATCTACAGGTGTCCGTGAAGGGCCCCGGCGATTTCGTCTCCGCCGCCGACCGGCGCGCCGAAAAGGTCGTGTTCGAGGAATTGTCGCGCGCCCGTCCGGGCTACAGCTTTCTCATGGAGGAAGGCGGCGCGGTCGAGGGCAGCGACAAGACCCACACCTGGCATATCGATCCACTCGACGGGACGTCCAACTTCCTGCACGGCATTCCGGTTTTCGCGGTCTCGATCGGGCTCGAGCGCGAAGGCCAGCTCGTCGCCGGCGTCGTCTATAATCCGGCGACCGACGACATGTTCGTCGCCGAGAAAGGCCAGGGCGCCTATTTCAACAATCGACGCATGCGGGTCGCCTCGCGCAAATCTCTGACCGACTCGCTCGTGGCTTGCGGCATCCCTCCCCTCGCCGCGCTGGACCGCCACGCCCGCTTCCAGACCGAGCTCGCCGCCGTGATGGCCAAGACCGGCAATGTGCGCCGCATGGGAGCCGCCGCGCTCGATCTCGCCTTCGTCGCGGCCGGCCGCTGCGACGGCTATTGGGAGCGCGGCATCAAGCCTTGGGACATTGCGGCTGGAATCGTGCTGGTGCGGGAAGCCGGCGGCTTCGTCACCGATCTCGAAGGCGGCGGCGACATGCTGCCGAAAGGCGCGATCTGCGCCGGCAATGAGGCGATCCACCGCCTTTTGCTCGACACTGTCCGCAAGGCTTGAGCATGGACGGCCGCGGCCCGATATCCGGCCCGCGCATCGTCGCGCGCCGCGATTCGGACTGGGCGGCGCTTCTCGACCTCTGGGTCGCGGCCTGGCGGCAGACCTATGCGGAGATCGATTTCGAGGCGCGCCGCGACTGGCTGCAGAATCATATGGTGCAGCTGGAACGCAGCGGCGCGCGCACGCTGCTCCTGTTCGAGGGCCCCGGCCGCGCGCTCATCGGCTTCGTCACCGTCGATCCGGCCACGCATTGGCTGGACCAGCTCTGCGTGCATCCCGACCGCTTCGGCTCCGGCGCGGCGGAGGCGCTGATCGAGGCGGCGCGCAGCCTCTCGCCGGCGCGGCTGCGGCTCGACGTCAATCAGGACAATACACGCGCCGTCGCATTCTACGAACGCGAGGGCTTCGTGCGCGTCGCCGCAGGCGGGCCGAGCCTTTCGGGACGGCCGACGCTGATCATGGAATGGTCGTCGACCGCCAAGGCCGGTCCCTGAGCGCCCTGATCGATCGAACGGTTCCGCTCGATCGGAAAGCGTTTCAGGCTCCGCCTTTTTCCCCGACCAGCGCGAGCCGGACCATATTGGTCGCGCCCGGCGAGCCGAAGGGCATTCCCGCGACGATGATGATGCGGTCGCCCGGCGAGGCGAAGCCCTCGCCGAGGGAATTGACGCAGGCGCGATCGACCATGTCCTCGACGTCGCGCGCGTCCTGAGTCTCGAGCGAATGCACGCCCCAGACGAGCGCCAGCCGGCGCGCCGTGTCGCGATTGGGCGTCAGCGCCAGGATCGGCGGGCGCGGCCGTTCGCGGGCGATGCGCAGCGCCGTCGCGCCGGAAGCGGTCCAGGCGCAGATCGCCATGGAGTCGAGCGTCTCGGCAACGTCGCGCGCGGCGACCGCTATCGCATCGGCGGCGGTGGGATTTGGCGGCGCGTTGCGCTGGGCGTTGAGGATGGAGCGATAGACGCCGTCGCTCTCGACCTCCTCGGCGATGCGGCTCATCGTGGCCACGGCCTCGATCGGATATTGGCCCGCGGCGCTCTCGGCCGAGAGCATGACCGCGTCGGCGCCCTCATAGACGGCCGTCGCCACATCCGAGACCTCCGCGCGGGTCGGCAGCGGAGCCAAAATCATCGATTCGAGCATTTGCGTCGCCACCACGACCGGCTTGCCCAGCCGGCGCGCCGCGCGGGTGATGCGCTTTTGCAGGCTCGGCACCTTCTCGAGCGGCACTTCGACGCCGAGATCGCCGCGCGCCACCATCAGCGCGTCGGCCACCTCTATGATCTCGTCCAGCCGGGCGATGGCCTGCGGCTTCTCGATCTTGGCCATGACCAGCGCGCGCGAGCCGACGACCTGCTTGACCTCGAGCACATCCTCCGCCCGTTGCACGAAGGAGATCGCCACCCAATCGACGCCCTCGATCAGAGCGGCGTCGAGATCGGCGCGGTCCTTCGGCGTCATCGAGGTGATAGGAATGTCGGTGTCCGGCAGGCTCACGCCCTTGCGGTTGGAGACGCGTCCGCCGACGTCGACGACGGCGCGCGCCATATCGTCCGAGGTCTCGACGACATGCAGGCGGACCTTGCCGTCGTCGATGAGGAT
This genomic window from Methylosinus sp. H3A contains:
- a CDS encoding helix-hairpin-helix domain-containing protein, which gives rise to MRHILRLCLFAVLSTFAVSALAQAPQPAAPTAKPAKSAPAKPVAPAPEPAKEPAATKPAELLDINSATKEELDALPGIGEARSVAIIKGRPYKGKDELYQKNILPKGVYEKIKDKIIAKQK
- the hisN gene encoding histidinol-phosphatase; this translates as MTAVDFEKFVERLADASGEAILPFFRTSLTAEDKAPGGAFDPVTEADRAAETAMRRLIERTFPDHGIIGEEFGNVRADAEYVWVLDPIDGTKSFICGLPLWGTLIGLQHRGRPCYGLMHQPFTRERFSGDGEAAYWRGPARHHHPESGWKAPPPPAEDRRKLQTRPCASLAEATLMTTSPRLIDERRRDDFFRVEAQTRLSRYGGDCYAYCALAAGHVDLVIETNLNPYDIVALIPIVEGAGGIVTTWDGGPAALGGAIIAAGDKRVHEAAMRELAAG
- a CDS encoding N-formylglutamate amidohydrolase, which translates into the protein MDDERAEGPRPADPELHVPFELVEPAELSSPLVFSSPHSGDIYPASFLASSRLDISSLRRSEDAHVHDLFALAPAFGAPLLKAHFPRAFLDLNREPYELDPRMFEDALPEFANTRSLRVAAGLGTIPRVVADAREIYSGRLRVAEALHRIDSLHKPYHAALRGLMERARRRFGVALLVDCHSMPSNVAKESSSGREKRKPDFVLGDRFGASCSADVVDAIETRLRQWGYHVQRNRPYAGGYITEHYGKPGAGWHAVQIEISRNLYMNEADLRRGVDFELLASRLGEIVRLLTQAMGPREQRAAAE
- the cpdR gene encoding cell cycle two-component system response regulator CpdR; protein product: MTDKIAAKILLAEDDTDMRRFLVRALQTAGFSVTSFDNGLSAYDQLRVEPFELLLTDIVMPEMDGIELARRATELDPDIKVMFITGFAAVALNPDNQAPRQAKILSKPFHLKDLVNEVQRLLAA
- the rpmE gene encoding 50S ribosomal protein L31, with product MKKEIHPDYHTIRVVMTDGSEYFTRSTWGSEGDTLNLDIDPKTHPAWTGGSAQLLDRGGRLSRFNSRFGNMSFGKK
- a CDS encoding DUF1465 family protein, translating into MGQASDSVESIQTPVSFAEKLAGSEAFGAMFREGMALVEEAAAYLDGAGRDDAKALPRPEALAYAAESMRLTTRLMQIASWLLLQRAVNQGEITRVQAASDKHKVRLSQQELASNPDVFAHLPQKLRDLAIHSLRLQARVIHLDQLIYGTERGYPSAQSESPVEAQLQRLRNAFAPGL
- a CDS encoding inositol monophosphatase family protein; this translates as MIRSALMNVMTAAAIKAGRSLKRDFGEVENLQVSVKGPGDFVSAADRRAEKVVFEELSRARPGYSFLMEEGGAVEGSDKTHTWHIDPLDGTSNFLHGIPVFAVSIGLEREGQLVAGVVYNPATDDMFVAEKGQGAYFNNRRMRVASRKSLTDSLVACGIPPLAALDRHARFQTELAAVMAKTGNVRRMGAAALDLAFVAAGRCDGYWERGIKPWDIAAGIVLVREAGGFVTDLEGGGDMLPKGAICAGNEAIHRLLLDTVRKA
- a CDS encoding GNAT family N-acetyltransferase, which encodes MDGRGPISGPRIVARRDSDWAALLDLWVAAWRQTYAEIDFEARRDWLQNHMVQLERSGARTLLLFEGPGRALIGFVTVDPATHWLDQLCVHPDRFGSGAAEALIEAARSLSPARLRLDVNQDNTRAVAFYEREGFVRVAAGGPSLSGRPTLIMEWSSTAKAGP
- the pyk gene encoding pyruvate kinase → MRRLRRVKIIATLGPASVEKTVVAGLSTAGADVFRINMSHTDHAGLAAYVRMIREIEAETGRAIGILVDLQGPKLRIGAFADGPVHLRKGDHFVLDADPTPGDAARVQLPHPEILQALKAGDSILIDDGKVRLHVVETSDDMARAVVDVGGRVSNRKGVSLPDTDIPITSMTPKDRADLDAALIEGVDWVAISFVQRAEDVLEVKQVVGSRALVMAKIEKPQAIARLDEIIEVADALMVARGDLGVEVPLEKVPSLQKRITRAARRLGKPVVVATQMLESMILAPLPTRAEVSDVATAVYEGADAVMLSAESAAGQYPIEAVATMSRIAEEVESDGVYRSILNAQRNAPPNPTAADAIAVAARDVAETLDSMAICAWTASGATALRIARERPRPPILALTPNRDTARRLALVWGVHSLETQDARDVEDMVDRACVNSLGEGFASPGDRIIIVAGMPFGSPGATNMVRLALVGEKGGA